A genomic region of Glycine max cultivar Williams 82 chromosome 15, Glycine_max_v4.0, whole genome shotgun sequence contains the following coding sequences:
- the LOC100799617 gene encoding zinc finger CCCH domain-containing protein 48 — protein MDTKFARRTERIGSTTCSYWRAGRCNRNPCRFLHIETPSPPAACGYGNTAYSYGKKPHSSSENTPKYGSKKALLGDNGDRGDATRVAKAFKKSSPRICKYWINNNCVHGEQCLYLHSWFRGDGFSTVTKLHEHKKVITGIALPVGSDKLYSGSTDGTVRIWDCHTGQCAKVINLGAEVTSLISEGSWIFVGLQNAVKAWNIQTMSEFTLDGPKGRVRAMTVGNNTLFAGAEDGVIFAWRGSSKADSPFELVASLTGHTKAVVCLAVGCKMLYSGSMDQSIKVWDMDTLQCTMTLNDHTDVVTSLICWDQYLLSSSSDRTIKVWACIEAGSLEVIYTHTEENGVVSLFGMPDAEGKPILFSSCRDNSVHMYELPSFSERGRLFAKKDVALIELGPGGLFFTGDESGLLMVWKWLEVPKVASS, from the exons ATGGATACAAAGTTTGCACGAAGGACTGAGCGCATTGGTAGTACAACATGCTCTTATTGGAGAGCTGGAAGATGTAACAGGAATCCTTGCAGATTTTTGCACATAGAGACACCATCTCCCCCTGCTGCTTGTGGTTATGGCAATACTGCATATAGCTACGGAAAAAAGCCCCATTCCTCCTCTGAGAATACCCCGAAATATGGTTCAAAGAAAGCATTGCTTGGAGATAATGGAGATAGAGGAGATGCAACAAGGGTTGCTAAGGCTTTCAAGAAATCATCACCAAGGATATGCAAATACTGGATCAACAACAATTGTGTACATGGTGAACAATGCCTGTATCTGCATTCATGGTTTCGTGGTGATGGGTTTTCCACAGTAACGAAACTTCATGAACATAAGAAG GTTATCACTGGCATTGCACTTCCTGTTGGATCCGACAAACTTTATTCTGGCAGCACTGATGGGACAGTTAGGATATGGGACTGCCATACTGGTCAATGTGCTAAAGTCATCAATCTTGGTGCTGAGGTTACCTCTTTGATCAGTGAGGGGTCATGGATTTTTGTTGGTCTGCAAAATGCTGTCAAG GCTTGGAATATCCAGACCATGTCAGAGTTTACTCTTGATGGACCCAAAGGCCGAGTCCGTGCCATGACTGTTGGCAACAATACACTCTTTGCTGGTGCAGAG gaTGGTGTCATTTTTGCTTGGAGAGGAAGCTCTAAAGCCGATTCTCCTTTTGAACTGGTTGCGTCACTCACTGGCCACACTAAAGCAGTGGTTTGTCTGGCGGTTGGATGCAAGATGCTGTACTCCGGGTCCATGGACCAAAGCATAAAG GTCTGGGACATGGATACATTACAGTGTACAATGACACTAAATGATCATACTGACGTAGTCACATCCCTTATCTGTTGGGATCAATATCTGTTGTCTAGTTCATCTGACCGCACAATTAAGGTCTGGGCTTGCATTGAAGCAGGATCTTTGGAAGTGATATATACACACACCGAAGAAAAT gGTGTTGTTTCACTTTTTGGGATGCCTGATGCAGAGGGAAAGCCAATATTATTTTCCTCGTGCAGAGACAATTCAGTTCACATGTATGAATTGCCATC ATTTTCAGAGAGGGGGCGTTTATTTGCCAAGAAAGATGTGGCATTAATTGAGTTAGGTCCTGGTGGCCTCTTCTTCACTGGAGATGAGAGTGGTTTGCTGATGGTGTGGAAATGGTTGGAGGTACCCAAGGTGGCATCCTCTTGA